The following are from one region of the Dreissena polymorpha isolate Duluth1 chromosome 2, UMN_Dpol_1.0, whole genome shotgun sequence genome:
- the LOC127869483 gene encoding uncharacterized protein LOC127869483 codes for MNKLILSLFVVVCVAAINARGDEVDGALYDTDYSQSTGLVFPRDCKRRNLVKYARKCDLTVTRRGKWYIVKDPDTDKRIAVIPRNVRKNRRCRRIINRLTARCEGGSTTTEPSTTQPSAYYGEPEYYKQIETPEDDATAQLYETYEYKDY; via the exons ATGAATAAGTTGATACTTTCACTGTTTGTCGTTGTGTGCGTTGCCGCCATCAATGCCAGAG GTGATGAGGTAGATGGGGCCCTCTACGACACGGATTACTCCCAGTCGACGGGCCTGGTGTTCCCACGTGACTGCAAGAGACGCAATTTGGTGAAATACGCCCGGAAATGCGATCTAACGGTCACCAGGAGAGGGAAATGGTACATCGTCAAG GACCCCGACACTGATAAGCGAATCGCGGTCATCCCGCGAAATGTAAGAAAAAATCGTCGGTGCCGGAGAATCATCAACCGTCTGACCGCTCGATGTGAAGGAGGTAGTACAACCACTGAACCTTCTACTACACAGCCATCAGCATACTACGGCGAACCAGAATACTACAAACAAATCGAAACACCTGAAGACGATGCTACGGCACAATTGTACGAGACCTACGAATACAAAGATTACTAa